CTCGTCGAGTGCGAAAGAATCTTAGACAAACAGAGGACAATCATGAATTAAAGAGAATAGATAACTCttaagagaagcattatatacaCGTGTGTGTAAGCATTATATACATATGCGTGTGTGAGTGTGCGTTTCAAAGATCAAAAGGGAACAAAATTGCCTGAAGAGGGGGATGTCCGGACAGAAACAGTTGAAGGAGTAATCCAAAGATGTATAAACTAAATTAAGAGAGGACGTATTACCTGTGGCCATATACTCGGGAGCTGCATAACCATAGGTGCCCATTACTCTAGTAGATACATAGCTTTTACCGTCCACTGGCCCATCCTTTGCCAATCCAAAATCAGAAAGCTTCGCATTGTAATTCTGTCAGTTCGTGGCATGGAGAGATTGTAAGAGGACTACACAAacattcttaaacttttaaaagaCTAACTTTAAAAGTTGTTTCACATACAGCATCAAGCAAAATGTTAGATGACTTGAAATCGCGATATATAACTTTAGCTTCCGGACTGTGGAGATAAGCCAGTCCCTTCGCTGCCTCAAGAGCAACCTTCATGCGGAGATTCCACGACAAAGGTTGGAAATAAGTACTCCCTGTTCAAGATATAAATAACAAAAGTTGAGTCATGATGTTATATGGATGATATTATTGATGTCCCTAAATACGAATGATCGTTTTAGACAAGCTATACTCACTTCTGAACAGATGATTTTCCAAACTTCCCCTAGGCATGAACTCATATACCAAAAGCCTGTGTTCATCTTCTAAGCAATATCCAATCAATTTCACGAGATTAGGATGAGAAAGCGAACCAAGGTAATTGATTTCTGCCTGTAGTAAAAGTTTGCCAAAAAACCATTTAATCAACTTATCAAGATCAAGACACAGATAACATGACCAGCTAACTACATTATAGTTAAATATTCTATCTTTAACAATTGTGATACACCTTTAATACATTGATCAACCTCGGAAATTTAAAGGGGAAAGTTTATTTACCAGCCATTCTTTGTGACCTTGAAAGCCCTCTTGGTTCAATCTCTTAACAGCTATAACCAAACCAGTTCCCGGCCGTGCAGATTTAAATGTATGCTCATCGATCCAACCCTTAAAGACACAACCAAAACCACCTTCTCCCAACACACTATCCGGACGGAAGTTCCTCGTGGCTACTCGGAGTTCATTGAAACTAAAGCTTTTCAGATTTGAGGATTCAAGGATCTCATTCTGGCTTCGAGGAGTCAACGGAGCCGATGAATATGAAAGCCTACTACTCAAGTCTCTTCCATCACTTGCTCCTGCAAAAGAAACGTGGTTACTTATCAGTTATCTCTAGTAATATCATGTCATAGTCACAAAGGCGGATGCAGCATGTTTGCTACGGGTTCAACCGAAACCAGCATGTGtgagtatatatattatatatatatgcaaaAAGATCCTAAATTTCCAACAAATATTAAATTTCGAACTCATaattccaaatttagaaattttCCATCAACCTTCATTTCCACTGAGCTATAGAATCTTGAACATAGTAATTGTCTACAAAAGGTTGAACTATGATAGCAGCCTAAGAAAATTGTTTTACTATTCTCATAACAGTTTGGAGAAATATTTTGGTACATAGAGATCCAACAGATCCCATATATAAGCCAGAAATAGTCTTATAAACCTAGTACACAATTGTTTTAATTGATCCTGTAAAAACTAGAGACCATGATTTTAAATCAAAATTGAAAAAATATCCAAGTTGAATTATGACAGTTGGAACAAATATCTTAGTACAAAAAAATTGCCTCTATACTGATCCATAGATCTCAGAAATAACCAGGAAATAGTTCCATAAACCTTATACAAATTTCTTCCAACTGAACCTATAAAATAACACACCATGGTTTTGAATCAAAATggttaaacaacaacaacaacaaaaaaaccagtgtaatcccacaagtggtaTCTAGGGAGGGTagggtgtacgcagaccttactaaCTTGAGAAGGTAGAGAGGCTGCTTCCGATACACTCTCGTCTCAAGAGAGATCTGAATTAGAATATCCAAGTTGATTTATAGCTAGATAACTTTATAACAAAACCATAATTTTCCATAAGTAGTAAAAAAGATTCTACCTCCACCAGTTTCATTAGAAAATCCAAGTTCATTTTATAGCTAAGATAACTTTATAACAAAAACCAAAATTTTCCACAAATAGTAGTACTAGAAAAACAAACTTAACTTTACCAGTGAATATATCTCAGCTAATTTAacatatttttgatgttggtttTAAAGAGGGGATAAGATACAACAACTAGATAAACTTAAATGAATTCTATTTACCAGCGTGAAGAGGAGACTCAGCTTTAATTCGAACACTGATACAAGAACCCATATAAATTTGGCAACTAAAGCTtcaatctttcttcttcttctttttcaagaAACTAAAAGGCAGAGTGTAGACTGTAGGATTACATAAACTTAAACTTAGAAAGGGAAATCAAGAAAAGCCAAAAAAGACCAAAACAAAGAAGTgtgaacaaaaagaaaagaaaatgtaagTATATGTTAGAAAAACAAGGAACTTTGTTGGGTTGGTTTCACGAGAATCTCTTCTAAAAACTTTGGCAAAGGGCCAAATCTACAAAAGGTTACTTTGACCTTTCTTCTTTGTCTAGTCAGTTTTGTAGTCTTTTTTGCAACTTGCTTTTTGATACAAACACATATACTTTATATTATCTAATATTCatacataaaatagactcaaCTTAATTGCAATTCAACTACTAACAGTTGGCTTTTTGTACTCTTTGGATTAATATAATCTTTTATGTGTCATCATTAACTTATAACGAACTTTACCGTGCTCACATACACGTAATCTAACTCTTATTTCCTTCTTAGTTCATTTCCAAGAGAATAAATTTTTCTTATCTAAAAATACATtaattttaaccttttattttacttttaactAGCAGTTTTTATAGATacataaatatatgtatataatactcTAAGGGCTCATTTGGCACGAGGGGTAAGGGATAATTAATCTTAAagttaaatttgagatgagtttatctcATGTTTGATCAGGATAAAATCGTGGTATAACTAATTCCGAAATTAGTTTGTAGTATTTTGTTTTCTTCCTATAGAAAAGTGGAATAATTAATCTTAAAATAACTTATTTCTCAACCAAACGACCCTACGTTTTAAAAGATGTTAACTTCTTCTTAACATATGTGCTAATTAAACAAAAAACAAATGGCTGATGCACAAAGCGCTCCGTAATTATGCAGGTTTCGAGAAAAAGCCGTACCCCTACAGGTACGATGTAGACAacttattctagttcaattattaatgattactttcacatctCGAATTTACAACTTATAGATCACGCAAAAATAACTTTATCATTGCTTCAAAACTCGCATTTTGTACTAATTAAACATattcacacacacatatatatatatatatatatatatatatatatatatatatatatataccgagggAGCAGACAAATAGTAAATGGAGGGTAGGACCAGCTTAGCTTCTAGGGCATTAAAGCTTATCTTGTGGCTGCTGGCACTCATGTGCTCTGGGCAGAAGAAGACAAAGAGTCAAAGAGTGCATTTGATGCAGCCATTTTCAACCATTGGATTCATCAAATCAAGAACAGTCAAATAAGTTTGCGGTGTTGGATAAGGAAAATTCAATTTCTAGAAGGTTATGTTTATGTTTTTCTtttagatttaattatttgatctCTGAAATTCATTAATTCCATTAATTTGAATGGATCTACTCGAGAGTTAAAACGGTAGAAATGACACCATATAGTAATTCTAGAGAGACTGGTATTTAGGCATTACTCAATGGATCCTGAATTTAGTTTTTTAGTTAAATTTTTTAGAACGTAAAgtcttaaaattaaaatttttagtttaaatttttagaagggaaaaggtccaaaaatgaccttgtggtattcgaaatggatcaattataaccctcgtttaaatttgaatccaaaaatgaccctaccgttataaaatgggtctaataatgcccttgtgttattcaaaatggatcaataatgaataaaccgaaaaaatattgaaccgtcaaattgaaaaaaaaaaagattttgcaaaatatttttattttttaaaaactaatgcatatgtagtccactgctttaggaaaaaaaaaaatttcaataaatttccagttttttaaaaatttttttctagtttttacaaaataaatactttaaaaaaactaaaaagactttaaaatatatattctgcaaattcctttctttttttagtttttacagaatatatattttttaaattttaaaagcattttaaaaaaaaaattcagggcattattgatccattttgaataacacaagggcattattagacccattttataacggcagggtcatttttggattcaaatttaaacgagggttataattgatccatttcgaataccacaaggtcatttttgggccttttccctttttagaataaaataagTACTGGATAATTCCTAAATAACCGctctaaaaaataattatttgtatACTTTTCACGATAATGCATTTTATATTAAAAGATTATCTATTAAAGTTTGAAATGAGACCTTTAATTGAAAATGAGGGGTTATAGCCCTTTTTTTTACTAATATTTATAGGGAAAAGGTCAAATTTATCCATATACTATTTGAAATTAAATAATTTAGCCCTTCATCAAACTTTTAGTCCACCAATTTTGTTATAACTTAGGATTCGAGTCAATTTACGCGTATCTCAACTAATTTCACGGAATATTTATTATCTTCCATCATCAACCGGGTAACTCTGTCAAGAAAGGCTTAGACGGACGAAAAGTATTCACCTATTGTTTGCCTTCTGGAATTTGAACCTTAGGTTTAAGTTTTTTAACTTAAATCATTGATCACTAGATCACATTCAGACCCTTGGCGCATTTTTGGTTCACCATTACCCTTGTTGTTAAGAAAAATATCGCTTTTGCCCGTGAACCCCCTTTGAAGCTCCAATCTGAATGTAATTTTAAACTATAGTAAAAAAATAAGgggtaaatttattttattttttcgaagAATTTGGACATATAGAGTCCGTTCATTTGGCCCTTGAATTTCTATAAATGACAAGAGCAAATACAAGACTACTTGCTAACAACAAGATTATGAATAAATCATAAGGGGTTGTTTGGTAGAATGTATTAGAGAAAATAATGCATGGCTTTTTGTATTATTAATTCCTTATTTGGTACACTTTTTCAACATATGTATtactaatgcaagtattaatTCTACTAcatatttggtattatcctatgtataactGATACAAAGCAAAATTATGGTATTAGCAATATCaaggctattaatgcatgcatagcatggttaaagataaaattatccttaaagtcccttaaagcCCCTTAAAGCTAAATAATATTGAGGGTATTTCTGTAAACaactaattttcttaaaaatcatgcaatgcattttaatatttaatacaccacaccaaacagtAGATATTAAATAATCTCagcataactaatgcttgcattattaaCTCATGCATTACTAATCACAACATTACTAATATACCTTATTCGGTATTATgcttatacaccctaccaaacggCCCCTAAGTGTATTGTGTAAAATTAAGCCATTTTTGACGGTACAAAGAGAAATTTGAAATATTTTCTTATACATTATATTAATGTTAATTAATGTTGG
This region of Nicotiana tomentosiformis chromosome 4, ASM39032v3, whole genome shotgun sequence genomic DNA includes:
- the LOC104116847 gene encoding receptor-like cytoplasmic kinase 176 — translated: MGSCISVRIKAESPLHAGASDGRDLSSRLSYSSAPLTPRSQNEILESSNLKSFSFNELRVATRNFRPDSVLGEGGFGCVFKGWIDEHTFKSARPGTGLVIAVKRLNQEGFQGHKEWLAEINYLGSLSHPNLVKLIGYCLEDEHRLLVYEFMPRGSLENHLFRRSTYFQPLSWNLRMKVALEAAKGLAYLHSPEAKVIYRDFKSSNILLDANYNAKLSDFGLAKDGPVDGKSYVSTRVMGTYGYAAPEYMATGHLTARSDIYSFGVVLLEMMTGRRVVDKNRPHGEQNLIEWAKPFLSSKRKVLRIMDPRIEGQYSLEGALKAALLAVKCLALEPKFRPKMHEVVKALEQLQNSNESGSLKRDQTQRRHLRTCTDEASRRKTSSYPRPAASPQLVT